The Sulfurospirillum diekertiae genomic sequence TATCGCCCATATCAGATCTTGCTGAGGAGATAATAATGGGGAGTGTGGGAATGGCTTCATGGACAATGCGACAAATCTCTAATCCATCAATTTGAGGTAAAGAGAGATCAAGAACGAGTGCATCAAATGTATCGTGTTGAAGTGCTGTCAATCCATCTAAAGGGGTAAAGGCGAGGATAGTTTCAATCTCCTCTTTAAAAAGAGATTCTTGAAGCAGTTGTGCGAGTTCAACATCATCTTCGATCATTAAAATTTTAATCATACTTGATTATAACGAAGATAAAGTAAATGAAAAGTAACACAAAACCACGCCTTGCTTAGAGCGTGGTTTTCAGCTTAGGCACTAAAACTAACAGAACTACTTGAAAGAGTATTTTGGGTAGCGTAATTCGAGATGATTTGCGCTAAAAGCGCTTTCATCAAAGAATTTTCGTTACTACTCTCATCTGTTGCCGAAGCACTGGTTGTTGTACCAATACTTGCAGCTTTCGTGGAGTCTTGATATGCCTTCGCTTCAGCAGAAGTCACTTTGCCATCGCCATTGCTATCAGCCGCATCGAAATTCTGAGCCAATGTATCAAAAAGAGAAGCAAGGTTGCTATCGGTTGATGAAGTATCACTCGCCATAGCGGTAAGTTCATCTTTCGTATAGCCCGTATCTTCTTGTGTAGAAGAGGATGGTGGCGGAGGAGGTGGGGGCATACTTCCTGACGCTGCAACGTTACTTGCATCGGTTGTTCCACTGGTTGTCGTATCTTGTTGCGTTGATTGCTGATATGCCATAGCTTCAGCAGAGGTTACCTTACCATCACCATTCGTATCAGCTGCTGAGAAATTCGCAACCACTGAAGAAAGTAATGAGGCAAGATTGCTATCCGTAGAGGAAACTTCACTCGCCATAGCGGTAAGCTCATCTGCCGTATAACCTGTATCTGTTTGCGTAGAAGAGGACGATGACGGAGGAGGTGGGGGCATACTTCCTGCCGCTGCTGTAGACTGCTGCGCGGATAGCATAGACGTTAATTCATCTACACTGATCTTGCCGTCTCCATTACTATCAAGTGCTTTAAAAGCGTTATTGACCGTGCTTTCATCAGCGTTTGAAAGTTTTAGAGCAGCACTGCTAAACTCAGTACTGTCCACAGAACCACTCGAATCACTATCCAAAGAAGTAAGCAACTCTTCTGCGAATTTTGACATTAACGAGCTAGCACTGTTGGTACTGCTGCCATACGTCGCGTACGATGACGTTCCGTAAAGAGAATTTGAACTTATAGTCATCTTCTCCTCCTTTATTTGGCTTGGGGATATCCCAGTAGCAATGCTAACGCTAAAGCAGTAAACAGTGAGTAACATTAGAAAAATTTTTTACATGTAAATATGTGACCGAAACATAAATTTATCCAAATCGATATCCAACGCCAGAAATGGTGATGAGTAATTGAGGTCGATTGGGGTCGATTTCGATTTTTTTGCGAATCTGATTGACAAACACCCGCAGGATTTTAGTATCGCTTTGATAGCCAACACCCCAGACATTTTTTTAAGATTTGCGCATGGGTTAGAGCCTTACCACTGTTTTGCATAAAAAATTTTAAAAGGCTAAATTCGAGTGGGGTGAGATGCAAAGGCACGTCCTCTAACCTAAATTCACGTTTTTCAAGATCAAGCTCAAGTGTGCCAACTTTGAGCAGTGGTGTGCTTTCTTTTTTTTGAGCATGCCTAAGTGCAGAGTTAATGCGAGCAACGAGTTCTCCTGTGAAAAATGGTTTTACCACATAATCATCCGCTCCAAGATTGAGTGAATCTACGATCTCTTGTTCGCCATTTCGTGCCGAGACAATAATAATGGGGATATTGCTAAACTCGCGTATTTTTTGCACAAACAGCTTTCCATCACCATCGGGAAGCCCTAAATCTAACAAAATCAGATCAGGATTAAACTGAATCATATAAGACATGCCCTCTTTTTGCGTACCGCACAATTTTAAGAGAAAAGCATGCTCTTCAAGGCTCACTTCTAAAAGCTTTTGAATCTGTTTATCATCCTCGATGATCAAAATTTTATATTTAGGTTGAGACATTATTCCTCCTCTATGGGGATGTTAAACTCAAAAATGACACTGTTTTCCACATTTCTTGCCCAAATGGTTCCACCGTGCGCTTCTACAATTTTTTTGCAGATAAAAAGCCCTAAACCACTGCCATTAATATCATCGCTAATGCCTTTAATTCTGAAAAACTTCTCAAACACCATTTTAAGGTCTTCGTCACTAATGTGACTGTCTTCATTTAAAACAAAGATTTTACACCATGCCCCCTCTTTTTGAAACCCTAAGGTAATGGCACTTCCATGTTGCGAGTATTTAATCGCATTTTCCAAAAGATTGACAACCACACGTTCTATCAAAACGCAATCGGCTTTAAAAATGCCCGATTCTTCTTCAATCTTGATGCTAAAATTGCGCTCTTTTAAGATATCTTCAAACTCTTTCGCCGCTTGAGAGAAGATGTCTGCGACATCGCACCAATCTTTTTTAAGCACCACTTTATGGCTTTCAAACCGTGCCGAATCGAGCAAATTATTCATCAGGCGTTCCATCTTTTTTGCACTAAAAATGACTTGAGAGATAATAACGCGTTTTTTCTCATCCAACCATGTCTCATCTGTTTTCAGCATCGAGACCATCCCCAAGATGGAAGCAAGCGGTGTTCGTAAATCATGCGAAATCGAACCATACAGCGCATTTTTAAGCTCTTCACGTGCGAGTGTAATCGCATTTTTACTGTTTTTTTCAGAGAGTGAAATACGCTCAAAAGAGACTGCCATGACACTGGTGACCGAGTCTAAAAACATCTTAAACTCCGTATTCATCTCATCTTGTTTGATTTTAATCCCAAGAGCCCCATACACAATATCGCGGCTTTGAATGGGAATATAGAGCATGTCCGAGGCCAAAAAGGTATCCGTACCTGCTCCAGCTATTTTGCCATTGTCTAAACACCAATCAAGGACGGCTTTCTCGCTCGAAGAGATAAAAATAGCCTCTAATTTTTCAAACATGGCATCGTGTTTTTTACTGGAAAGTGGACTTTGAGGATCATAATGCGCATAGAGTTTTGGCATCTCATCCACATGGCGACGCAAGAAAAAGAAGGTCTCTTTGCCGAGCGATTCGGCAATTAAAGGCATCGCTATTTTAATCACCTGCTTTATCTCAGACACTGCTGTTACCCTGCGACTGAGTTTATACAGTCGTCTTACCCTTTTTTCTCGCTCGCGTATCACCTCGCCAATGAGTTTTAACTTTTTGGCTTGCGATGAGATCAGATACGCAACGATGAAAAAGATGAAAAAACTCCACAAATGTGAGATATCCGTTACGACAAAGGTATAAATAGGAGGAACAAAAAAGTAATTAAAAAGCCCCACACCCACAAACGTAATGAGCATAGATGTTTTCATATCACCCCTTGAGGCGACAATCAGCACAGGAATCAAAATGAGCAGTGCAACATTGAGGAGCTCTAAATAATTTCTAAAAACAATACACCCAAACGTGATGATACCCAGCAGTCCTAAACCAAAAAGAGAGTGCCACAAAGGCATCTCCTCTTTTTTCTCTTCTTCTTCAATCACATAAGATTCTAAGGTCTGCTCTTTGGTTTTGTTAATGTACGAAATAATGCAAAACTCATCGCCTGCATTGAGCAGTTCATCGGCAATATCCATTCGCCAAAACTTGCCTATAAAATTCTTTTTGCGTTTCGCCACAACGATGTGCGTTACAAACCGCGCTCTGGCATGTTTTAAAATCTCTTCGCCGACATCTTGCCCCGAAACCGTATTGACCTCAGCGCCTAACTCTTCGGCTAAACGGATATTTTTAGCCAGTTTTTCACGGTTATTAGTTGAGAAGTCATCGACATACAGCGCGATCCACTCCGCATTCATCTGCGAAGAGAGCCGCTTGGCATAGCGAATCAAATTGGCGGAAAATTCACTGCCATCGATGCACACCATCACCTTTTCAACCGCTTCCCAACGCTCCAGCTTATTCTCTTTGTACAGCTCGTAAACGTCTTTGCTCACGCGTCCTGCGGCTTGTTTGAGGGCAATTTCTCGAAGCGCATTGATGTTGCCAAGCTTGAAAAAGTTCATCAGTGCTTTTTCAACGCTTTGCAGTTTGTAGATTTTCCCCTCTTTAAGCCGCTCAACCAATTTTTCAGGAGGGATGTCGATGATTTGGATTTTATCGACGCGTTCCAAAATACTATCGGGAACGGTTTCAGTGACCTTCACACCCGTAATTTGCAATACCAAATCGTTAAGGCTTTCAAGGTGTTGGACATTCATCGTGCTGTAAACATCAATGCCATTGTCTAATATCTCTAAAACATCTTGATAACGCTTTTGATGCCTTGAGGTGGGCGCATTACTGTGAGCCAACTCATCAATGAGCACCACATCGGGCTTGGCTTCCAAAATGGCATCAATATCAAGTTCATACAGTGTACTTCCACGGTACACGATCTTTTTAGGTGCAATGGAAGGGATGCCTTGGGTTAAACGCTCTGTTTCAGCACGACCGTGCATCTCCACATAACCGATGCAAACGCGTGTACCGCTTTTGAGTAGCTCTTTGGCATTACGAAGCATGGTGTAGGTTTTGCCCACACCTGCTAAAGCTCCAAAGAAGAGCGTTAGCTCACCCGTTTCGCGTCTGTTTTTGATCTCTTGAAGAACGGGATCACTCGTTTCTAAGACATCTTCATTCATCTTAAGGATTTAAAACTCCAAAGTTTTTATCTAACGCACGATTTAAAAGAAGGACATTGACCCTCTCCTCACCTATAAAACCCAAAAATTTTCGCTCAATATGTTGATTGACAAGCTCTAGCATCTGAACGTTATCGACATGGCGCACTTTTGCAAGGGTATTGACCTGATAAAGGGCTGCTAATTTCGAGATATGCGGGTCAAGCCCACTGCCTGAACTCATCACCAAATCACTGGGAATGTCACCCTCGCCAAATCTTACATGTAAAGCTTCTTTACTAGCATTTATTCTATCCAACAAAAGCTTGTTTGTTGGTGCTAAATTACTCCCACTGGATGAGAGTGCATCGTAGCCATCATCCCCCGCAGCAGAGGGTCTAGCGATAAAATAACCCTCTTTGGAAAAATTTTGCCCGATAAGCTCTGAGCCTATAACAGATCCATTATCTTCCAGTAATAGCCCAGAACTTTGGGTTGGGAAAACCCATGCACCTAAGTTTGTCACCACAAGAGGATAGACACCTCCGAGTAAAAATGTCATGACTAAAAGCAATTTAACGGATTGAAGTAGTGTTTTCATAGTCTTCCTTTTACAAAAGATGCAATGTTGCAAGCAACATATCAAGCAGTTTTATCCCCACAAATGGAGCGATAATACCGCCAAGTCCATAGATAACCAAGTTTTTTCCTAGCACCACATCTGCACCCAAGGCTTTATACCCAACCCCTGAAATCGCCAGAGGAATCAGTGCGATAATGATCAACGCGTTAAAAATAACCGCTGATAAAATAGCACTCTCGGGCGATGAAAGGTGCATGATGTTGAGCACTTCCATCTGAGGAAACGCCACTACAAAGAGGGCGGGAATGATCGCAAAATACTTCGCAATGTCATTGGCTAAACTAAAAGTCGTTAGCGCACCTCTGGTCATCAAAAGCTCTTTACCTGTCTCAACCACTTCGATGAGTTTGGTAGGCGAACTGTCCATATCCACCATATTGGCAGCCTCTTTAGCTGCTTGGGTTCCGCTGTTCATTGCCAGTCCCACATCGGCTTGGGCAAGGGCAGGCGCGTCGTTGGTACCATCCCCCGTCATCGCAACGGTGAAACCCTCTTTTTGGTAGTTACGAATGAGCGCTATTTTGGTATCGGGGGTTGCTTCGGCGACAAAATCATCCACACCTGCTTCGGCGGCAATCGCAGCAGCCGTGATAGGATTGTCTCCCGTAATCATCACCGTTTTAATGCCCATGCCTCTAAACTCGGCAAATTTCTCTTTGATGGAAGGTTTGATGATGTCTTTGAGATGAATCACCCCTAAGACTTTACTGCCCTCGCATACGACCAAAGGCGTGCCACCTTTTTTACCGATTTGCATACACATATCGTGTGCCTCTTTGGGGAACTTTCCTCCTTTTGCGGTGACAAATTTTTCAATGGCATCCACCGCCCCTTTGCGGTACTCCTTGCCATCAAGGTCAAGTCCGCTCATTCTCGTATAGGCGCTAAAGGGGATAAACTGGGCACTTTTAAGATTAGCCGGTTCCTTAGCGCCATAATGATTTTGCGCCAAAGTGACCGTACTTTTCCCCTCAGGTGTGTCATCGGAAAGTGATGTTAACAATGCGGCATACGCCAAAGTATCAATCTCCTTGATGTCAATAGGAAGAAAAACGCTTGCCATACGGTTACCAAAGGTGATCGTGCCTGTTTTATCGAGCAATAACACATTGACATCACCCGCAGCCTCTATCGCTTTACCGCTCATTGCCAGCACATTCTTTTTAAGCAACCTGTCCATTCCCGCAATGCCAATGGCACTTAAAAGCCCCCCGATTGTTGTAGGAATCAAACAGACCAAAAGTGCAATCAAGGAGACAACAGAAATATCTGCGTTTACATGTAACGCCATCGGTTTAAGGGTTAACGTCACCACAATAAAGATAGCGGTCAAGCCCATCAACAGAATCGAGAGCGCAATTTCATTCGGACTTTTTTGCCTTTTAGCCCCTTCAATGAGGCTAATCATGCGATCCAAAAACGTC encodes the following:
- a CDS encoding EF-hand domain-containing protein, yielding MTISSNSLYGTSSYATYGSSTNSASSLMSKFAEELLTSLDSDSSGSVDSTEFSSAALKLSNADESTVNNAFKALDSNGDGKISVDELTSMLSAQQSTAAAGSMPPPPPSSSSSTQTDTGYTADELTAMASEVSSTDSNLASLLSSVVANFSAADTNGDGKVTSAEAMAYQQSTQQDTTTSGTTDASNVAASGSMPPPPPPPSSSTQEDTGYTKDELTAMASDTSSTDSNLASLFDTLAQNFDAADSNGDGKVTSAEAKAYQDSTKAASIGTTTSASATDESSNENSLMKALLAQIISNYATQNTLSSSSVSFSA
- a CDS encoding winged helix-turn-helix domain-containing protein, whose amino-acid sequence is MFVNQIRKKIEIDPNRPQLLITISGVGYRFG
- a CDS encoding response regulator transcription factor codes for the protein MSQPKYKILIIEDDKQIQKLLEVSLEEHAFLLKLCGTQKEGMSYMIQFNPDLILLDLGLPDGDGKLFVQKIREFSNIPIIIVSARNGEQEIVDSLNLGADDYVVKPFFTGELVARINSALRHAQKKESTPLLKVGTLELDLEKREFRLEDVPLHLTPLEFSLLKFFMQNSGKALTHAQILKKCLGCWLSKRY
- a CDS encoding sensor histidine kinase yields the protein MNEDVLETSDPVLQEIKNRRETGELTLFFGALAGVGKTYTMLRNAKELLKSGTRVCIGYVEMHGRAETERLTQGIPSIAPKKIVYRGSTLYELDIDAILEAKPDVVLIDELAHSNAPTSRHQKRYQDVLEILDNGIDVYSTMNVQHLESLNDLVLQITGVKVTETVPDSILERVDKIQIIDIPPEKLVERLKEGKIYKLQSVEKALMNFFKLGNINALREIALKQAAGRVSKDVYELYKENKLERWEAVEKVMVCIDGSEFSANLIRYAKRLSSQMNAEWIALYVDDFSTNNREKLAKNIRLAEELGAEVNTVSGQDVGEEILKHARARFVTHIVVAKRKKNFIGKFWRMDIADELLNAGDEFCIISYINKTKEQTLESYVIEEEEKKEEMPLWHSLFGLGLLGIITFGCIVFRNYLELLNVALLILIPVLIVASRGDMKTSMLITFVGVGLFNYFFVPPIYTFVVTDISHLWSFFIFFIVAYLISSQAKKLKLIGEVIREREKRVRRLYKLSRRVTAVSEIKQVIKIAMPLIAESLGKETFFFLRRHVDEMPKLYAHYDPQSPLSSKKHDAMFEKLEAIFISSSEKAVLDWCLDNGKIAGAGTDTFLASDMLYIPIQSRDIVYGALGIKIKQDEMNTEFKMFLDSVTSVMAVSFERISLSEKNSKNAITLAREELKNALYGSISHDLRTPLASILGMVSMLKTDETWLDEKKRVIISQVIFSAKKMERLMNNLLDSARFESHKVVLKKDWCDVADIFSQAAKEFEDILKERNFSIKIEEESGIFKADCVLIERVVVNLLENAIKYSQHGSAITLGFQKEGAWCKIFVLNEDSHISDEDLKMVFEKFFRIKGISDDINGSGLGLFICKKIVEAHGGTIWARNVENSVIFEFNIPIEEE
- the kdpC gene encoding potassium-transporting ATPase subunit KdpC, yielding MKTLLQSVKLLLVMTFLLGGVYPLVVTNLGAWVFPTQSSGLLLEDNGSVIGSELIGQNFSKEGYFIARPSAAGDDGYDALSSSGSNLAPTNKLLLDRINASKEALHVRFGEGDIPSDLVMSSGSGLDPHISKLAALYQVNTLAKVRHVDNVQMLELVNQHIERKFLGFIGEERVNVLLLNRALDKNFGVLNP
- the kdpB gene encoding potassium-transporting ATPase subunit KdpB, encoding MKKRNNSSYNQAIIKDAFKGSIAKLTPKEQLKNPIIFVVYLGTFITGFIWLYESSQGVISLFGFEFWVFAWLFFTVLFANFAEALAEGRGKAQASALRSGKKSSSANKLNEDGSLSKVSSQSLRVGDVVVVSAGEVIPSDGEVIKGIASIDESAITGESAPVIRESGGDRNSVTGGTLVLSDEITIKITKNPGETFLDRMISLIEGAKRQKSPNEIALSILLMGLTAIFIVVTLTLKPMALHVNADISVVSLIALLVCLIPTTIGGLLSAIGIAGMDRLLKKNVLAMSGKAIEAAGDVNVLLLDKTGTITFGNRMASVFLPIDIKEIDTLAYAALLTSLSDDTPEGKSTVTLAQNHYGAKEPANLKSAQFIPFSAYTRMSGLDLDGKEYRKGAVDAIEKFVTAKGGKFPKEAHDMCMQIGKKGGTPLVVCEGSKVLGVIHLKDIIKPSIKEKFAEFRGMGIKTVMITGDNPITAAAIAAEAGVDDFVAEATPDTKIALIRNYQKEGFTVAMTGDGTNDAPALAQADVGLAMNSGTQAAKEAANMVDMDSSPTKLIEVVETGKELLMTRGALTTFSLANDIAKYFAIIPALFVVAFPQMEVLNIMHLSSPESAILSAVIFNALIIIALIPLAISGVGYKALGADVVLGKNLVIYGLGGIIAPFVGIKLLDMLLATLHLL